The following proteins are encoded in a genomic region of Nocardioides sp. cx-173:
- a CDS encoding SDR family oxidoreductase: MFRTPRPADHTELAGKRALVTGGSRGIGAAIVQRLLDGGASVVTTARTVTDETPSGATFIPGDLSTLAGAQELAANALDRLGGVDIVVNNAGAARTHLGGISAIPDEEWLDALDLNYLSAIRVTHALLPALREAGAGSAIVNISSVAALMPVPPLAHYSAAKAALNAYSKALATELAPAGIRVATIMPGHVLTPGADAINQTFADAMGVSLADITADVPLGRPGDPRDIAETVAYLVSDRAQWVTGVTLTIDGGQLPVI; this comes from the coding sequence ATGTTCAGAACCCCTCGCCCAGCAGACCACACCGAGCTCGCCGGCAAGCGCGCCCTCGTCACCGGAGGCTCCCGCGGGATCGGCGCCGCGATCGTCCAGCGCCTGCTCGACGGCGGCGCGAGCGTCGTCACGACGGCGCGCACCGTGACCGACGAGACGCCGAGCGGCGCAACCTTCATCCCAGGCGACCTCAGCACCCTCGCCGGCGCGCAGGAGCTCGCCGCAAACGCACTCGACCGGCTCGGCGGCGTCGACATCGTCGTCAACAACGCGGGGGCCGCCCGGACCCACCTCGGCGGTATTTCCGCCATCCCCGACGAGGAATGGCTCGACGCCCTGGACCTCAACTACCTCTCCGCCATCCGGGTCACGCACGCACTGCTGCCGGCGCTGCGGGAGGCCGGCGCGGGCAGCGCGATCGTCAACATCTCCTCGGTGGCGGCGCTCATGCCGGTGCCGCCACTGGCCCACTACAGCGCCGCCAAGGCTGCGCTCAACGCCTACAGCAAGGCGCTGGCCACCGAGCTCGCTCCCGCCGGGATCCGCGTCGCCACGATCATGCCGGGCCACGTGCTCACCCCCGGTGCCGACGCGATCAACCAGACGTTCGCCGACGCGATGGGCGTCTCCTTGGCCGACATCACGGCCGACGTTCCCCTGGGTCGCCCCGGGGATCCGCGCGACATCGCCGAGACCGTCGCCTACCTCGTATCGGACCGTGCGCAGTGGGTGACCGGAGTGACCCTGACCATCGACGGCGGCCAGCTCCCGGTCATCTAG
- a CDS encoding GMC family oxidoreductase — translation MPAQIDHATAARTEYDVLVVGSGVSGAIVARASAEKGLRVLVVEAGPGDELSVADYESYLTRFYGAAAKDNNSAYEVNPNAPMPRSPDVRRLQPGHPDSTGYLIQNGPYEMDSTYTRVLGGTTMHWEGKALRMLPEDFEMRSRFGQGRDWPLGYDDLEPYYRQAELELGVSADVADQTFYGITFPPGYEFPMHGLPKSYLDQIVARDLDGTEITLGDTTCTLTVRPTAQARNSIPNAAYDGGKGYVPVGAVSTHQVEEGGRCQGNINCVPLCPVQAKYNARKTLAFGLQTGRVDILSQTIASQVHVGEDGLISHIDYQAYGSTTSPEHVTGSLRARAYVLAANPVENARLLLASGLPGSNGLVGRNLMDHAYLLTWALLPEIAGTMRGSQCTSGIEDLRAGGFRKDHAAMRVSIHNDGWAWPTGSPYTDLVELVDDANLYGAALRRGAVDRISRQLMLSFMVELMPEPSNRITVDSRYVDAMGNLRPVLSYSLPEYTMDGVAASRRISRRIFQRLGAEDRTHYDPLDPGYVAYQGEGFVIRGGNHWAGTHIMGESSHDSVVDVNQRSWDHANLYLVGPGSMPSIGTSNTTLTLAALSFRTAESIAAELTIRPTVTIGG, via the coding sequence ATGCCAGCTCAGATCGACCACGCGACCGCTGCGCGCACCGAGTACGACGTACTCGTCGTCGGCTCCGGTGTCAGCGGCGCCATCGTCGCCCGCGCCTCGGCCGAGAAGGGCCTTCGGGTCCTCGTCGTCGAGGCCGGGCCGGGCGACGAGCTCTCGGTGGCCGACTACGAGAGCTACCTGACCCGGTTCTACGGGGCGGCCGCCAAGGACAACAACTCCGCCTACGAGGTCAACCCCAACGCGCCGATGCCGCGCTCTCCCGACGTGCGCCGTCTCCAGCCGGGGCACCCGGACTCCACGGGATACCTGATCCAGAACGGCCCCTACGAGATGGACAGCACCTACACCCGGGTGCTCGGCGGCACGACGATGCACTGGGAGGGCAAGGCGCTGCGCATGCTCCCCGAGGACTTCGAGATGCGCAGCCGCTTCGGGCAGGGCCGGGACTGGCCCCTCGGCTACGACGACCTGGAGCCCTACTACCGCCAGGCCGAGCTCGAGCTCGGCGTCTCCGCGGACGTGGCGGACCAGACCTTCTACGGGATCACGTTCCCCCCGGGCTACGAGTTCCCGATGCACGGCCTGCCGAAGTCCTACCTCGACCAGATCGTCGCCCGCGACCTCGACGGCACCGAGATCACGCTCGGCGACACCACGTGCACGCTCACGGTCCGCCCCACCGCGCAGGCCCGCAACAGCATCCCCAACGCGGCGTACGACGGCGGCAAGGGCTACGTCCCCGTCGGCGCCGTGAGCACCCACCAGGTCGAGGAGGGCGGTCGCTGCCAGGGCAACATCAACTGCGTCCCGCTGTGCCCCGTCCAGGCGAAGTACAACGCGCGCAAGACGCTCGCCTTCGGCCTGCAGACCGGCCGCGTCGACATCCTGAGCCAGACCATCGCCTCGCAGGTGCACGTCGGCGAGGACGGGCTCATCAGCCACATCGACTACCAGGCCTACGGGTCGACGACGTCGCCCGAGCACGTCACCGGGTCGCTGCGGGCCCGCGCCTACGTGCTCGCCGCCAACCCGGTCGAGAACGCCCGGCTGCTGCTGGCCTCGGGCCTGCCCGGCAGCAACGGCCTGGTCGGGCGCAACCTGATGGACCACGCCTACCTGCTCACCTGGGCGCTGCTGCCCGAGATCGCCGGCACCATGCGCGGCTCGCAGTGCACCTCGGGCATCGAGGACCTGCGCGCCGGCGGCTTCCGCAAGGACCACGCCGCGATGCGCGTGAGCATCCACAACGACGGCTGGGCCTGGCCCACGGGCTCGCCGTACACGGACCTGGTCGAGCTGGTCGACGACGCCAACCTGTACGGCGCCGCGCTGCGGCGGGGCGCGGTGGACCGGATCTCGCGCCAGCTGATGCTCTCCTTCATGGTCGAGCTGATGCCGGAGCCCAGCAACCGGATCACTGTCGACAGCCGCTACGTCGACGCGATGGGCAACCTGCGCCCGGTGCTGTCCTACTCGCTGCCGGAGTACACGATGGACGGCGTCGCCGCCTCCCGGCGGATCTCGCGGCGGATCTTCCAGCGCCTGGGTGCCGAGGACCGGACCCACTACGACCCGCTGGATCCCGGCTACGTCGCCTACCAGGGCGAGGGCTTCGTGATCCGCGGCGGCAACCACTGGGCCGGCACCCACATCATGGGCGAGAGCAGCCACGACTCGGTCGTGGACGTGAACCAGCGCTCGTGGGACCACGCGAACCTCTACCTCGTCGGGCCCGGCAGCATGCCGAGCATCGGCACCTCCAACACGACGCTCACGCTGGCGGCCCTGTCGTTCCGGACCGCCGAGAGCATCGCCGCCGAGCTGACCATCCGACCGACCGTCACCATCGGGGGCTGA
- a CDS encoding ABC transporter permease subunit, producing the protein MSNVMRSEWTKLRSVRSNVVTLAASAGALLFIGLIFSAMIGGVVGNPPEDAGDDPAGAALAGVQVAQLIIGVLGVLAITSEYSTGTIRTTLTAVPSRLPVLWAKVAVVALATFSVLGVTAFVTFFAGQALIGSGDVDTATLSDPGVLRAVIGSAAFLMGTALLGLALGGILRSTAGAISTLFGIIFVLPGLGFILLPESVREDLLQYLPTTAGSSFTSVAPDTSQLSPGMGAAVFAAWILVPLLGAAVAFVRRPA; encoded by the coding sequence ATGAGCAACGTGATGCGCTCGGAGTGGACCAAGCTCCGGTCGGTGAGGAGCAACGTCGTCACGCTCGCCGCTTCGGCAGGCGCGCTGCTGTTCATCGGCCTGATCTTCTCCGCCATGATCGGCGGGGTGGTCGGGAACCCGCCGGAGGACGCCGGGGACGACCCCGCCGGGGCAGCCCTCGCCGGGGTCCAGGTCGCGCAGCTCATCATCGGCGTGCTCGGTGTCCTCGCCATCACCAGCGAGTACAGCACCGGGACGATCCGGACCACGCTGACGGCGGTGCCGTCCCGGCTCCCCGTGCTCTGGGCCAAGGTCGCGGTCGTGGCCCTCGCGACGTTCTCGGTGCTCGGAGTGACCGCCTTCGTCACGTTCTTCGCCGGCCAAGCCCTGATCGGCAGCGGCGACGTCGACACCGCGACGCTGAGCGACCCCGGCGTCCTGCGGGCCGTCATCGGCTCCGCTGCCTTCCTGATGGGCACGGCGCTGCTGGGGCTGGCTCTGGGCGGCATCCTGCGCAGCACGGCGGGGGCGATCTCGACCCTGTTCGGGATCATCTTCGTCCTCCCCGGCCTGGGCTTCATCCTGCTCCCTGAGAGCGTGCGGGAGGACCTCCTGCAGTACCTGCCGACCACGGCCGGGAGCTCCTTCACCTCGGTGGCGCCGGACACCTCCCAGCTCAGCCCGGGCATGGGGGCGGCGGTCTTCGCGGCCTGGATCCTGGTCCCCCTCCTGGGAGCCGCTGTCGCGTTCGTGCGTCGGCCTGCATGA
- a CDS encoding response regulator transcription factor: MSIRVVIADDQGLIRVGFRSLIDSAPDMSVVGEAANGQEAVDLVRKTRADVVVMDIRMPELDGLGATRLICADEDLAGVRVLILTTFELDEYVLEAVEAGASGFLGKSVDPEDLMQAIRTLAAGDALLSPKATRALISRYARPVAAESPGAVDSTLLPGLTEREREVVALVAHGLTNDDIAERLFVSPLTAKTHVNRAMMKVGARDRAQLVVAAYQSGLIRPGAQ; the protein is encoded by the coding sequence ATGAGCATCCGGGTGGTCATCGCGGACGACCAGGGGCTCATCCGGGTGGGGTTCAGGTCGCTGATCGACTCCGCGCCGGACATGAGCGTCGTGGGGGAAGCCGCCAACGGGCAGGAGGCGGTCGACCTGGTCCGCAAGACCCGTGCCGACGTCGTGGTGATGGACATCCGCATGCCCGAGCTGGACGGTCTGGGCGCGACGCGCCTGATCTGCGCCGACGAGGATCTGGCCGGCGTGCGGGTGCTCATCCTGACGACCTTCGAGCTCGACGAGTACGTCCTCGAAGCGGTCGAGGCCGGCGCCAGCGGGTTCCTCGGCAAGAGCGTCGATCCCGAGGACCTGATGCAGGCGATCAGGACGCTGGCGGCCGGCGACGCCCTGCTCTCCCCCAAGGCGACGCGAGCGCTGATCAGCCGCTACGCCAGGCCCGTCGCGGCCGAGTCTCCCGGCGCCGTCGACTCGACGCTCCTGCCCGGGCTGACCGAGAGGGAGCGCGAGGTGGTCGCCCTGGTGGCCCACGGCCTGACCAACGACGACATCGCCGAGCGCCTCTTCGTGTCGCCGCTGACCGCCAAGACCCATGTGAACCGCGCGATGATGAAGGTGGGCGCCCGCGATCGAGCGCAGCTGGTGGTCGCCGCCTACCAGAGCGGACTCATCCGGCCCGGGGCCCAGTAG
- a CDS encoding ABC transporter ATP-binding protein: protein MIELQHLTKRYGSKTVVDDLTVTVQPGVVTGFLGPNGAGKSTTMRMLVGLEDPTSGRATVNGRPYRDHPTPIRELGVLLDAGARHPGRSARNHLLAQAHTHGLPVSRVDEMLELVGLADVAKDRVGGFSLGMGQRLGIAGALLGDPQTVVLDEPVNGLDPDGIRWIRELLRSLAAEGRTVFVSSHLMTEMAMTAEHLVILGRGKLIADLPVAELMSRSIRSVRVRSPQAALLQPLLTGEGVTVTTEPDGSLDVIGLTPEQIGARASEASIPVHELSSKQASLEEAFMELTRDAVEYAGETTTTAHPADERTVR, encoded by the coding sequence ATGATCGAACTACAGCACCTGACCAAGCGGTACGGCTCCAAGACCGTCGTCGACGACCTGACCGTCACCGTGCAGCCCGGTGTCGTCACCGGCTTCCTGGGGCCCAACGGTGCGGGGAAGTCGACCACGATGCGGATGCTGGTGGGTCTCGAGGACCCGACCAGCGGACGCGCCACCGTCAACGGCCGTCCGTACCGCGACCACCCCACGCCGATCCGCGAGCTCGGAGTCCTGCTGGACGCCGGCGCCCGGCACCCCGGCCGCTCCGCCCGCAACCACCTGCTGGCCCAGGCCCACACGCACGGACTGCCGGTGAGTCGGGTCGACGAGATGCTCGAGCTGGTCGGGCTCGCCGACGTCGCCAAGGACCGGGTCGGGGGATTCTCCCTCGGGATGGGCCAGCGGCTCGGGATCGCCGGCGCCCTGCTCGGAGATCCCCAGACGGTCGTGCTGGACGAGCCGGTCAACGGGCTCGACCCCGACGGCATCCGCTGGATCCGCGAGCTGCTCCGCAGCCTCGCCGCCGAGGGCCGGACGGTGTTCGTCTCCTCGCACCTGATGACGGAGATGGCGATGACCGCGGAGCATCTGGTCATCCTGGGCCGCGGGAAGCTCATCGCCGACCTCCCGGTGGCCGAGCTGATGAGCAGGTCCATCCGCAGCGTCCGGGTCCGCAGCCCCCAGGCGGCTCTGCTGCAGCCGCTCCTCACCGGCGAGGGCGTCACCGTGACGACGGAGCCGGACGGCTCCCTCGACGTCATCGGCCTCACGCCCGAGCAGATCGGCGCCCGAGCCAGCGAGGCCTCCATCCCCGTGCACGAGCTCAGCAGCAAGCAGGCGTCTCTCGAAGAGGCGTTCATGGAGCTCACCCGAGACGCCGTCGAGTACGCCGGCGAGACCACCACCACCGCGCACCCCGCAGACGAGAGGACAGTCCGATGA
- a CDS encoding TetR/AcrR family transcriptional regulator, with product MARPRKFDEQTVIEAARRQFNETGYHGTSVDDLSRATGLSKGSLYGAFGDKEALFQRVFDEYCTAAEEGAAALVQGPENEALDRIRAWLAAPVAGPNRRGCLLARGTAELAWENDAIAARSHAAFESLFASCRQLVEQAQAAGHIDADADAAVLGGLIVATHRGLEALAKAGVDPATLQRIATTAVDSFARHPTSRSG from the coding sequence ATGGCGCGGCCCCGGAAGTTCGACGAGCAGACCGTCATCGAAGCCGCGCGGCGGCAGTTCAACGAGACCGGCTACCACGGCACCTCCGTCGACGATCTCTCCCGCGCTACGGGACTCAGCAAGGGCAGCCTCTACGGAGCGTTCGGCGACAAGGAGGCCTTGTTCCAGCGGGTCTTCGACGAGTACTGCACGGCCGCCGAGGAAGGCGCGGCGGCTCTGGTCCAGGGCCCCGAGAACGAGGCACTCGATCGGATCCGCGCGTGGCTCGCTGCGCCGGTGGCCGGGCCCAACCGCCGGGGCTGCCTGCTGGCCAGGGGCACCGCCGAGCTGGCGTGGGAGAACGACGCCATCGCCGCCCGCTCGCACGCTGCGTTCGAGTCGCTGTTCGCCAGCTGTCGGCAGCTTGTCGAGCAGGCTCAGGCCGCCGGGCACATCGACGCCGATGCGGACGCGGCCGTGCTCGGCGGACTGATCGTGGCGACGCATCGGGGACTCGAGGCGCTCGCCAAGGCAGGCGTGGACCCGGCAACCCTGCAACGCATCGCCACCACCGCAGTGGACAGCTTCGCTCGCCACCCGACCTCGCGAAGCGGATGA
- a CDS encoding aldo/keto reductase, translating to MQARTLGGQGLEVSAVGLGCMGMSQSFGPPPPRPEMIAFLRAAVERGVTFFDTAQVYGPFHNEELVGEGLEPVRDQVVIATKFGFAFDDRGEARVSSRPDDVRAGVEGSLRRLRTDAIDLLYQHRVDPDVPIEEVAGTVKELIEAGKVRHFGLSEAGVATIRRAHAVQPVTALQSEYSLFWREPEEEILPTLDELGIGFVPFSPLGRGLLTGQVTAETRFGEQDIRATLPRFEREALQANLALVDVVRAVAERTNATPGQVALAWLLAQRPSLVPIPGTRRLERLEENLASAQLDLSADDLAELDDGSARVQVVGERYPEAMQRMIDR from the coding sequence ATGCAGGCACGCACGCTCGGCGGGCAGGGGCTGGAGGTCTCCGCCGTGGGCCTCGGGTGCATGGGGATGAGCCAGTCGTTCGGGCCGCCCCCTCCGCGGCCGGAGATGATCGCCTTCCTCCGCGCCGCGGTGGAGCGGGGCGTCACCTTCTTCGACACCGCCCAGGTCTACGGCCCGTTCCACAACGAGGAGCTCGTGGGCGAGGGACTCGAGCCGGTCCGCGACCAGGTCGTCATCGCCACCAAGTTCGGCTTCGCGTTCGACGATCGGGGCGAGGCCCGCGTGTCCAGCCGACCGGACGACGTCAGGGCCGGCGTCGAGGGCTCGCTGCGGCGCCTGCGCACGGACGCCATCGACCTGCTCTACCAGCACCGGGTCGACCCCGACGTCCCGATCGAGGAGGTGGCCGGAACCGTCAAGGAGCTCATCGAGGCGGGCAAGGTCCGCCACTTCGGCCTGTCCGAGGCCGGGGTCGCGACGATCCGTCGCGCCCACGCGGTGCAGCCGGTCACCGCGCTGCAGAGCGAGTACTCGCTGTTCTGGCGCGAGCCCGAGGAGGAGATCCTGCCGACGCTGGACGAGCTCGGCATCGGCTTCGTGCCGTTCAGCCCCCTCGGCCGCGGGCTGCTGACCGGACAGGTCACGGCGGAGACCCGGTTCGGCGAGCAGGACATCCGCGCCACGCTGCCGCGCTTCGAGCGGGAGGCACTCCAGGCGAACCTCGCGCTGGTGGACGTGGTGCGGGCGGTGGCCGAGCGCACGAACGCCACGCCCGGGCAGGTGGCGCTGGCCTGGCTGCTCGCCCAGAGGCCGTCGCTCGTGCCGATCCCCGGCACAAGGCGCCTCGAGCGGCTCGAGGAGAACCTCGCCTCGGCGCAGCTGGACCTCAGCGCCGACGATCTCGCCGAGCTCGACGACGGGTCGGCCCGGGTGCAGGTCGTGGGCGAGCGCTACCCCGAGGCGATGCAGCGGATGATCGACCGCTGA
- a CDS encoding sensor histidine kinase: protein MTVLSDLRALHERNPVVVDVLVAVGLMPMVVLVPDPDRPGGSSLSGAAAVIAILTCAGLALRHRWPGIVLAGTTLGAAVVIMLAGGASWIVLTTIVALYTFAVLRDRRSAILALAASLATVSAAVTLVTGPWPLDPAAFQYISSFAVATAVGVAVRSRRAFVVAVEERAERADRMREEEAARRVAEERLRIARELHDVVAHRVAIVNVQASVARHLVLVDPPAALAAIEHVREAGRAILDELGDVLNVLRQPDEAVDPHSPAPGLDEVHHLVASFQSLGLAIRQSVSGSPRAVAGGADLVAYRVLQEALTNAHKHGIGQATMTICYEPTEIGLEVTNPVGDDHAAAAVRSADGAGFGLIGMRERVAAVGGEMTARQEPDGHFRVSVRLPDRAGAER from the coding sequence ATGACCGTCCTCAGCGACCTGCGCGCACTCCACGAGAGAAACCCTGTGGTGGTTGACGTGCTGGTGGCGGTGGGGCTCATGCCGATGGTGGTGCTCGTCCCCGATCCCGACCGCCCAGGCGGGTCCTCGCTCTCGGGCGCGGCGGCGGTCATCGCGATCCTGACCTGCGCCGGGTTGGCACTACGCCACCGGTGGCCCGGCATCGTCCTGGCGGGCACCACCCTGGGCGCCGCGGTCGTCATCATGCTCGCGGGCGGAGCGTCGTGGATCGTCCTCACCACGATCGTGGCCTTGTACACGTTCGCCGTCCTGCGCGACCGACGCAGCGCCATCCTGGCCTTGGCCGCGTCACTGGCGACGGTGTCGGCCGCGGTCACGCTGGTGACGGGCCCGTGGCCGCTCGACCCCGCAGCCTTCCAGTACATCTCGTCGTTCGCCGTCGCCACCGCCGTCGGAGTGGCGGTCCGGTCTCGTCGCGCCTTCGTCGTGGCGGTCGAGGAGCGCGCGGAGCGGGCCGACCGCATGCGCGAGGAGGAGGCCGCTCGGCGCGTGGCGGAGGAGCGGCTGCGCATCGCGCGCGAGCTCCACGACGTGGTCGCGCACCGCGTCGCGATCGTGAACGTCCAGGCCTCGGTGGCTCGTCATCTCGTGCTCGTCGACCCGCCGGCGGCACTCGCCGCGATCGAGCACGTGCGGGAAGCCGGGCGAGCGATCCTCGATGAGCTGGGTGACGTGTTGAACGTCCTCCGCCAGCCGGACGAAGCGGTGGATCCCCACTCCCCCGCCCCGGGTCTGGACGAGGTGCACCACCTGGTGGCCTCCTTCCAGTCCCTGGGCCTGGCCATCAGGCAGTCTGTGTCCGGCAGTCCCCGCGCTGTCGCTGGCGGAGCAGACCTGGTGGCCTACCGGGTCCTCCAGGAAGCCCTCACGAATGCCCACAAGCACGGAATCGGACAGGCGACCATGACCATCTGCTACGAGCCCACCGAGATCGGACTGGAGGTCACCAACCCCGTCGGCGACGACCACGCAGCCGCCGCAGTCCGCTCCGCTGACGGCGCCGGCTTCGGCCTCATCGGGATGCGTGAGCGCGTCGCCGCGGTTGGCGGGGAGATGACCGCACGCCAGGAGCCCGACGGGCACTTCCGGGTGTCGGTCCGGCTGCCTGACCGAGCGGGGGCGGAGCGATGA
- a CDS encoding ferritin-like domain-containing protein, with the protein MTLRRIATVEDLHSYLHIAMQLEHATIPPYLTALYSMHPTTNADAYRVIRVVAVEEMLHLTLAANLLNAVGGDTALAAEGFVPTYPAHLPDGETDFEVGTRAFSKETIATFLQIERPAVAEGEGRFVARDRSSRALLPAVDAHEDDLHFYSIGEFYAEIGDGIRRLHDEMGDALFCGDPARQVGPEYYYSGGGAITKVTDLDSAAEAMRTISEQGEGLGGAIFDEEGELAHYYRFEQLLLGRYYQPGDTGGSPTGPELAIDWDAVYPVKADAQLADYAEPGELRDAVLAYSTAYGEFLACLDQAFSGRPDLLVPAVGDMFHIKELASQIMRNPMPGEPGVNAAPVFRGPAPVEVS; encoded by the coding sequence ATGACCCTGCGCCGCATCGCCACCGTCGAGGACCTGCACTCCTACCTGCACATCGCGATGCAGCTGGAGCACGCCACGATCCCGCCGTACCTCACCGCCCTCTACTCGATGCACCCGACGACCAACGCGGACGCCTACCGGGTGATCCGGGTCGTCGCGGTCGAGGAGATGCTCCACCTGACCCTTGCCGCCAACCTGCTCAACGCCGTCGGGGGCGACACCGCCCTCGCCGCCGAGGGGTTCGTGCCGACGTACCCGGCCCACCTGCCCGACGGGGAGACCGACTTCGAGGTCGGCACCCGCGCGTTCTCGAAGGAGACCATCGCGACCTTCCTGCAGATCGAGCGCCCGGCCGTGGCCGAGGGTGAGGGCAGGTTCGTGGCGCGCGACCGCTCGTCGCGCGCCCTGCTGCCGGCCGTCGACGCGCACGAGGACGACCTGCACTTCTACAGCATCGGCGAGTTCTACGCCGAGATCGGCGACGGCATCCGCCGGCTCCACGACGAGATGGGCGACGCGCTGTTCTGCGGCGACCCGGCACGCCAGGTCGGCCCGGAGTACTACTACTCCGGCGGCGGCGCGATCACCAAGGTCACCGACCTGGACTCCGCGGCCGAGGCGATGCGCACGATCAGCGAGCAGGGCGAGGGCCTGGGCGGCGCCATCTTCGACGAGGAGGGCGAGCTGGCGCACTACTACCGCTTCGAGCAGCTGCTCCTCGGTCGCTACTACCAGCCCGGGGACACCGGCGGCAGCCCCACCGGGCCGGAGCTCGCGATCGACTGGGACGCGGTCTACCCGGTCAAGGCCGACGCCCAGCTCGCCGACTACGCCGAGCCCGGCGAGCTGCGCGACGCGGTCCTGGCCTACAGCACGGCGTACGGCGAGTTCCTGGCCTGCCTGGACCAGGCGTTCTCCGGGCGCCCCGACCTGCTGGTCCCGGCGGTTGGCGACATGTTCCACATCAAGGAGCTCGCCTCCCAGATCATGCGCAACCCGATGCCCGGCGAGCCCGGCGTCAACGCGGCCCCGGTCTTCCGTGGCCCCGCTCCTGTGGAGGTGTCCTGA
- a CDS encoding B3/B4 domain-containing protein: MTDLEAFLSGARVDDAVAALRPDYRALLIAVDGLPPSSSDATGRTAEGLLVRAEESAAELLSTMAVEETPHVAAWREAYRQFGAKPQRTRNSLEALLRRAVGGSGLPRVNPLTDIYNAVSVIHQVPLGGEDLTAYVGAPRLLRAAGTEAFDVVADGQPVVEHPEPGEVVWCDDAGVTCRRWNWRQGRRTQLRPDTTAALFILDALAPMTDAALTAAGDELVTQLSGLGPGVRVATRLLRATSTTAQG, translated from the coding sequence ATGACTGACCTGGAGGCGTTCCTCTCCGGCGCGCGTGTCGACGACGCCGTGGCCGCCCTGCGTCCGGACTACCGTGCGCTCCTCATCGCCGTCGACGGGCTGCCACCGTCCTCCAGCGACGCGACCGGCCGGACGGCGGAAGGCCTGCTGGTCCGCGCCGAGGAGTCGGCTGCCGAGCTGCTCTCCACCATGGCGGTGGAGGAGACGCCGCATGTCGCCGCCTGGCGTGAGGCGTACCGGCAGTTCGGTGCGAAGCCGCAACGCACCCGCAACAGCCTCGAGGCCCTGCTGCGCCGCGCCGTCGGCGGCTCGGGGCTGCCGCGGGTGAACCCGCTCACCGACATCTACAACGCCGTCAGCGTCATCCACCAGGTCCCCCTCGGCGGGGAGGACCTGACCGCCTACGTCGGTGCCCCGCGCCTGCTGCGCGCGGCGGGCACGGAGGCCTTCGACGTCGTCGCGGACGGGCAGCCGGTGGTGGAGCACCCCGAGCCGGGTGAGGTGGTGTGGTGCGACGACGCCGGCGTCACCTGCCGTCGCTGGAACTGGAGGCAAGGGCGTCGCACCCAGCTCAGGCCGGACACCACGGCCGCGCTGTTCATCCTCGACGCCCTCGCCCCCATGACCGACGCCGCCCTCACTGCCGCCGGGGACGAGCTCGTCACCCAGTTGAGCGGGCTCGGCCCCGGCGTGCGCGTCGCGACTCGCCTGCTTCGCGCGACCAGCACCACCGCTCAGGGCTGA